A part of Entelurus aequoreus isolate RoL-2023_Sb linkage group LG10, RoL_Eaeq_v1.1, whole genome shotgun sequence genomic DNA contains:
- the commd4 gene encoding COMM domain-containing protein 4 isoform X2: MSSVKMKLLCVQVLKGLLGEGIDYDKVTKLTADAKFESGDIKASVAVLSFIYSSAAKHDVDSESLSSELQQLGLPKEHTTGLCKSYEEKHTAVQDKLRETSLRLGRLEAVSWRVDYTLSSSELKEVNEPVVQLKLQTQGAESGSSETTVVSLSADKFRVLLSELKQAQTMMNALQ; encoded by the exons ATG TCCAGTGTCAAGATGAAACTCCTCTGTGTTCAAGTGCTGAAGGGTTTGCTCGGTGAGGGCATTGAT TATGATAAGGTCACAAAGCTTACAGCAGATGCAAAGTTTG AGAGTGGAGACATCAAAGCCAGTGTGGCCGTGCTCAGCTTCATTTACTCCAGCGCAGCCAAGCATGATGTTGACAGTGAATCTTTGTCCAGTGAGCTACAGCAGCTTGGTCTGCCTAAAG AACACACAACAGGGCTGTGCAAGTCGTATGAAGAGAAACACACTGCAGTGCAGGACAAACTAAGAGAGACCAGCTTGAGAT TGGGAAGATTGGAGGCCGTTTCCTGGCGCGTGGACTACACTCTCAGCTCCAGCGAGCTGAAGGAGGTCAATGAGCCAGTTGTTCAGCTGAAGCTGCAGACTCAAGGAGCAGAGTCAGGCTCCTCGGAAACCACTGTAGTCTCACTTTCTGCTGACAAGTTCAGAGTCTTGCTTTCAG AGCTCAAACAAGCCCAGACAATGATGAACGCTCTACAATGA
- the commd4 gene encoding COMM domain-containing protein 4 isoform X1, producing MRFRFCGDLDCPDWVLAEISTLAKMSSVKMKLLCVQVLKGLLGEGIDYDKVTKLTADAKFESGDIKASVAVLSFIYSSAAKHDVDSESLSSELQQLGLPKEHTTGLCKSYEEKHTAVQDKLRETSLRLGRLEAVSWRVDYTLSSSELKEVNEPVVQLKLQTQGAESGSSETTVVSLSADKFRVLLSELKQAQTMMNALQ from the exons ATG CGGTTCCGTTTCTGCGGGGATTTGGACTGTCCGGACTGGGTCCTTGCCGAAATCAGCACGCTGgcaaaaatg TCCAGTGTCAAGATGAAACTCCTCTGTGTTCAAGTGCTGAAGGGTTTGCTCGGTGAGGGCATTGAT TATGATAAGGTCACAAAGCTTACAGCAGATGCAAAGTTTG AGAGTGGAGACATCAAAGCCAGTGTGGCCGTGCTCAGCTTCATTTACTCCAGCGCAGCCAAGCATGATGTTGACAGTGAATCTTTGTCCAGTGAGCTACAGCAGCTTGGTCTGCCTAAAG AACACACAACAGGGCTGTGCAAGTCGTATGAAGAGAAACACACTGCAGTGCAGGACAAACTAAGAGAGACCAGCTTGAGAT TGGGAAGATTGGAGGCCGTTTCCTGGCGCGTGGACTACACTCTCAGCTCCAGCGAGCTGAAGGAGGTCAATGAGCCAGTTGTTCAGCTGAAGCTGCAGACTCAAGGAGCAGAGTCAGGCTCCTCGGAAACCACTGTAGTCTCACTTTCTGCTGACAAGTTCAGAGTCTTGCTTTCAG AGCTCAAACAAGCCCAGACAATGATGAACGCTCTACAATGA
- the commd4 gene encoding COMM domain-containing protein 4 isoform X3 produces the protein MKLLCVQVLKGLLGEGIDYDKVTKLTADAKFESGDIKASVAVLSFIYSSAAKHDVDSESLSSELQQLGLPKEHTTGLCKSYEEKHTAVQDKLRETSLRLGRLEAVSWRVDYTLSSSELKEVNEPVVQLKLQTQGAESGSSETTVVSLSADKFRVLLSELKQAQTMMNALQ, from the exons ATGAAACTCCTCTGTGTTCAAGTGCTGAAGGGTTTGCTCGGTGAGGGCATTGAT TATGATAAGGTCACAAAGCTTACAGCAGATGCAAAGTTTG AGAGTGGAGACATCAAAGCCAGTGTGGCCGTGCTCAGCTTCATTTACTCCAGCGCAGCCAAGCATGATGTTGACAGTGAATCTTTGTCCAGTGAGCTACAGCAGCTTGGTCTGCCTAAAG AACACACAACAGGGCTGTGCAAGTCGTATGAAGAGAAACACACTGCAGTGCAGGACAAACTAAGAGAGACCAGCTTGAGAT TGGGAAGATTGGAGGCCGTTTCCTGGCGCGTGGACTACACTCTCAGCTCCAGCGAGCTGAAGGAGGTCAATGAGCCAGTTGTTCAGCTGAAGCTGCAGACTCAAGGAGCAGAGTCAGGCTCCTCGGAAACCACTGTAGTCTCACTTTCTGCTGACAAGTTCAGAGTCTTGCTTTCAG AGCTCAAACAAGCCCAGACAATGATGAACGCTCTACAATGA
- the neil1 gene encoding endonuclease 8-like 1 isoform X2, producing the protein MPEGPELHLASLYVNKMCKGVVFAGPVMKSDVSKSPDVAFTCDAYRINATSRGKEVKLTLTPIKSDAKEAQQPVDVVFRFGMSGFFRFTAVDELPKHAHLRFYSKEDPGRVLSYVDARRFGSWQPNGKWQPDRGPCIMFEYRSFREKVVSHLSDRVFDRPICEVLLNQKYFNGIGNYLRAEILYRLNIPPFVAARTVLEGLQSEDACEDKKDVKKEIHSKKGAKKAKMEEENADLLRLCHTVPLEVVNLGGKGYDPQKADYSDFEAWLQCYYVDGMKSVRDHNGRTMWFQGDPGPLAPKDSKSPKAKKRKDTDVDHDYTHTKKVSRKQNSDSTVKKKAGKKPTKAAKEEENVPEEEARPRRRSVKSSEANTPQREPTSTSGRRKKNNTEPAAGLKKRSGRLTRQNVK; encoded by the exons ATGCCAGAGGGACCCGAACTCCACCTGGCCAGCCTTTATGTCAACAAAATGTGCAAGGGTGTGGTGTTTGCTGGACCTGTCATGAAGTCTGATGTCAGCAAGAGCCCCGACGTGGCCTTCACCTGCGATGCGTACCGCATCAACGCCACTTCCAGAGGGAAGGAAGTGAAGCTCACGCTGACGCCCATCAAGAGTGACGCCAAAGAGGCGCAGCAGCCGGTGGACGTTGTCTTTCGCTTTGGCATGTCAGGGTTCTTCCGCTTCACCGCCGTGGATGAGCTTCCCAAGCACGCCCATCTGCGCTTTTATTCCAAGGAGGATCCTGGCAGAGTGCTGAGCTACGTGGATGCACGCAGGTTCGGCAGCTGGCAGCCAAATGGGAAGTGGCAGCCTGACAGAGGACCCTGCATCATGTTTGAGTACAGAAGCTTCAG GGAGAAAGTGGTGTCGCATCTGTCTGACCGTGTCTTTGATCGACCCATCTGTGAAGTCCTGCTCAACCAGAAGTACTTCAACGGCATTGGGAACTACCTCAGGGCTGAAATCCTTTATAG GTTAAACATCCCACCCTTTGTGGCTGCCCGGACTGTTCTGGAAGGCCTCCAGTCAGAGGATGCGTGTGAAGACAAGAAAGATGTAAAAAAGGAGATCCATAGCAAAAAG GGAGCCAAAAAGGCCAAAATGGAAGAGGAGAATGCAGACCTGCTCAGACTTTGCCACACAGTCCCGCTGGAGGTGGTCAACTTAG GTGGGAAAGGTTACGATCCACAGAAGGCAGACTACTCCGATTTTGAGGCGTGGTTGCAGTGTTACTACGTGGATGGAATGAAGTCTGTACGCGACCACAACGGCAGGACTATGTGGTTTCAA GGCGATCCAGGTCCTCTGGCTCCTAAAG ATTCAAAGTCTCCAAaggccaaaaagagaaaagataCAGATGTGGACCATGATTACACCCACACgaaaaag GTGTCCAGGAAACAGAACTCTGACAGCACAGTGAAGAAAAAAGCAGGCAAAAAGCCAACAAAAGCAGCAAAGGAAGAAGAAAATGTACCTGAAGAAGAAGCCAGACCCAGAAGAAGATCTGTCAAGTCCTCGGAAGCAAACACACCTCAGCGAGAACCGACATCCACTTCAGGCAGGAGGAAAAAGAACAACACAGAGCCAGCAGCAG
- the neil1 gene encoding endonuclease 8-like 1 isoform X1, whose amino-acid sequence MPEGPELHLASLYVNKMCKGVVFAGPVMKSDVSKSPDVAFTCDAYRINATSRGKEVKLTLTPIKSDAKEAQQPVDVVFRFGMSGFFRFTAVDELPKHAHLRFYSKEDPGRVLSYVDARRFGSWQPNGKWQPDRGPCIMFEYRSFREKVVSHLSDRVFDRPICEVLLNQKYFNGIGNYLRAEILYRLNIPPFVAARTVLEGLQSEDACEDKKDVKKEIHSKKGAKKAKMEEENADLLRLCHTVPLEVVNLGGKGYDPQKADYSDFEAWLQCYYVDGMKSVRDHNGRTMWFQGDPGPLAPKDSKSPKAKKRKDTDVDHDYTHTKKVYTVSRKQNSDSTVKKKAGKKPTKAAKEEENVPEEEARPRRRSVKSSEANTPQREPTSTSGRRKKNNTEPAAGLKKRSGRLTRQNVK is encoded by the exons ATGCCAGAGGGACCCGAACTCCACCTGGCCAGCCTTTATGTCAACAAAATGTGCAAGGGTGTGGTGTTTGCTGGACCTGTCATGAAGTCTGATGTCAGCAAGAGCCCCGACGTGGCCTTCACCTGCGATGCGTACCGCATCAACGCCACTTCCAGAGGGAAGGAAGTGAAGCTCACGCTGACGCCCATCAAGAGTGACGCCAAAGAGGCGCAGCAGCCGGTGGACGTTGTCTTTCGCTTTGGCATGTCAGGGTTCTTCCGCTTCACCGCCGTGGATGAGCTTCCCAAGCACGCCCATCTGCGCTTTTATTCCAAGGAGGATCCTGGCAGAGTGCTGAGCTACGTGGATGCACGCAGGTTCGGCAGCTGGCAGCCAAATGGGAAGTGGCAGCCTGACAGAGGACCCTGCATCATGTTTGAGTACAGAAGCTTCAG GGAGAAAGTGGTGTCGCATCTGTCTGACCGTGTCTTTGATCGACCCATCTGTGAAGTCCTGCTCAACCAGAAGTACTTCAACGGCATTGGGAACTACCTCAGGGCTGAAATCCTTTATAG GTTAAACATCCCACCCTTTGTGGCTGCCCGGACTGTTCTGGAAGGCCTCCAGTCAGAGGATGCGTGTGAAGACAAGAAAGATGTAAAAAAGGAGATCCATAGCAAAAAG GGAGCCAAAAAGGCCAAAATGGAAGAGGAGAATGCAGACCTGCTCAGACTTTGCCACACAGTCCCGCTGGAGGTGGTCAACTTAG GTGGGAAAGGTTACGATCCACAGAAGGCAGACTACTCCGATTTTGAGGCGTGGTTGCAGTGTTACTACGTGGATGGAATGAAGTCTGTACGCGACCACAACGGCAGGACTATGTGGTTTCAA GGCGATCCAGGTCCTCTGGCTCCTAAAG ATTCAAAGTCTCCAAaggccaaaaagagaaaagataCAGATGTGGACCATGATTACACCCACACgaaaaaggtatataca GTGTCCAGGAAACAGAACTCTGACAGCACAGTGAAGAAAAAAGCAGGCAAAAAGCCAACAAAAGCAGCAAAGGAAGAAGAAAATGTACCTGAAGAAGAAGCCAGACCCAGAAGAAGATCTGTCAAGTCCTCGGAAGCAAACACACCTCAGCGAGAACCGACATCCACTTCAGGCAGGAGGAAAAAGAACAACACAGAGCCAGCAGCAG